Proteins encoded within one genomic window of Alcanivorax sp. REN37:
- the rnc gene encoding ribonuclease III: protein MEAIELSRLCQRLGYSFTDPCLLKQALTHRSANRRHNNERLEFLGDAELGRIVSRWLFERFPEAGEGQLTRMRSLLVRGATLAEVARELALGDHLVLGGGEMKSGGHRRDSILADALEALVGAILLEGGEQQCRERVLDWFAERLAQVSPDTADKDAKTRLQEHLQAFQQPLPDYQVVAIHGQAPDQRFDVQCHLPDQQQTFVAQGTSRRRAEQAAAQQALAWLEEQP from the coding sequence ATGGAAGCCATTGAGCTGTCACGGCTCTGCCAGCGTTTGGGCTACTCCTTTACCGATCCGTGCCTGCTCAAGCAGGCACTGACTCACCGCAGTGCCAACCGGCGCCACAACAACGAGCGGCTGGAATTTCTCGGCGATGCCGAGCTCGGCCGTATTGTCTCGCGCTGGTTGTTTGAACGTTTTCCGGAAGCCGGCGAAGGCCAGCTGACGCGCATGCGCTCGTTGCTGGTGCGCGGCGCCACACTGGCCGAAGTGGCACGTGAACTGGCGCTGGGCGATCACTTGGTGCTCGGCGGCGGCGAAATGAAGAGCGGCGGTCACCGCCGCGACTCGATCTTGGCTGATGCGCTGGAAGCGCTGGTGGGAGCGATCCTGCTGGAGGGTGGCGAGCAACAATGCCGCGAGCGGGTGCTGGACTGGTTTGCCGAGCGGCTCGCTCAGGTCTCGCCGGACACCGCCGATAAAGATGCCAAGACCCGCCTGCAGGAACACCTGCAAGCGTTTCAACAGCCATTGCCGGACTACCAGGTGGTGGCCATCCACGGTCAGGCACCGGACCAGCGCTTTGATGTGCAGTGCCATCTGCCCGACCAACAACAGACGTTCGTCGCCCAAGGCACCAGCCGGCGCCGGGCGGAACAAGCCGCCGCCCAGCAGGCACTGGCGTGGCTGGAGGAACAGCCATGA
- the lepA gene encoding translation elongation factor 4, producing MTDISHIRNFSIIAHIDHGKSTLADRFIQVCGGLSERELREQVLDSMDLERERGITIKAHSVTLYYQARDGIEYQLNFIDTPGHVDFSYEVSRSLAACEGALLVVDAGQGVEAQSVANCYTAIEQDLEVLPVLNKIDLPQADPDRVCAEIEEIIGLDATEACKVSAKTGVGIDDLLEQLVAKIPAPVGDRDSKLQALIIDSWFDNYLGVVSLVRVTNGRLKKGDRILVKSTGQVHVVDAMGVFTPKRTDRPLLEAGEVGWITASIKDILGAPVGDTLTHAKTPEVDALPGFKQVTPQVYAGMFPVTADDYEDFRDALSKLALNDASLFYEPETSDALGFGFRLGFLGMLHMEIIQERLEREYDLDLITTAPTVVYELLLVDGSILHVDNPSKLPESNKVEEFREPIARVNILVPQEYIGSVMTLAVERRGVQKNMQYAGSQVSITYDIPMAEVVLDFFDKLKSCSRGYASLDYAFDRFEPAKLVRVDVLINGDKVDALAIICHADQALYRGRVLTEKMKDLVPRQMYDVAIQAAIGNKIIARQTVKALRKNVLAKCYGGDVSRKKKLLEKQKAGKKRMKQVGNVEIPQEAFLAVLKVGD from the coding sequence GTGACTGATATCAGCCATATTCGCAACTTCTCCATCATTGCCCACATCGACCACGGCAAATCCACGCTCGCCGACCGGTTCATTCAGGTGTGCGGCGGGCTGTCCGAGCGTGAACTGCGCGAGCAGGTGCTCGACTCCATGGACCTGGAGCGCGAACGTGGCATCACCATCAAAGCCCACAGCGTGACCCTGTATTACCAGGCCCGTGACGGCATCGAATACCAGCTCAACTTCATCGACACCCCCGGGCACGTGGACTTCTCCTACGAAGTGTCACGCTCGCTGGCGGCCTGTGAAGGGGCGCTGCTGGTGGTGGACGCTGGCCAAGGCGTGGAAGCGCAGTCGGTGGCCAACTGCTACACCGCCATCGAGCAGGATCTGGAAGTGCTGCCGGTACTGAACAAGATCGACCTGCCGCAGGCCGATCCAGACCGCGTCTGTGCCGAGATCGAGGAGATTATCGGCCTCGACGCCACCGAAGCGTGCAAGGTGAGCGCCAAGACCGGGGTCGGCATTGACGATCTGCTGGAGCAGCTGGTGGCCAAGATCCCGGCGCCGGTAGGTGACCGCGACAGCAAGCTGCAAGCGCTGATCATCGACTCTTGGTTCGACAACTACCTCGGGGTGGTGTCGCTGGTGCGGGTCACCAACGGCCGCCTGAAAAAAGGCGACCGCATTCTGGTAAAGAGCACTGGCCAGGTGCACGTGGTGGATGCGATGGGCGTGTTCACCCCCAAACGCACCGACCGCCCGCTGCTCGAGGCCGGCGAGGTGGGCTGGATCACTGCCAGCATTAAAGACATTCTCGGCGCGCCGGTGGGCGACACCCTGACCCACGCCAAAACCCCGGAAGTGGACGCGCTGCCGGGCTTTAAACAGGTGACGCCGCAGGTGTACGCCGGCATGTTCCCAGTGACCGCCGATGACTACGAAGACTTCCGCGATGCGTTGTCGAAGCTGGCGCTGAACGACGCCTCGCTGTTTTACGAGCCGGAAACCTCGGATGCGCTGGGCTTTGGCTTCCGTCTCGGCTTCCTCGGCATGCTGCACATGGAGATCATCCAGGAGCGGCTGGAGCGCGAATACGACCTCGATCTGATCACCACCGCCCCTACTGTGGTTTACGAACTGCTGTTGGTGGACGGCAGCATCCTGCACGTGGACAACCCGTCCAAACTGCCGGAATCGAACAAGGTGGAAGAATTCCGCGAGCCGATCGCGCGGGTCAATATTTTGGTGCCACAGGAGTATATCGGCTCGGTGATGACGCTGGCGGTGGAGCGTCGGGGCGTGCAGAAGAACATGCAGTACGCCGGCAGTCAGGTGTCGATTACCTATGACATTCCGATGGCGGAAGTGGTGCTCGATTTCTTCGACAAGCTGAAATCTTGCAGCCGGGGTTACGCCTCACTGGATTACGCCTTCGACCGCTTCGAACCGGCCAAGCTGGTGCGCGTCGATGTGCTCATCAACGGCGACAAAGTCGATGCGCTGGCGATCATCTGCCACGCCGATCAGGCGCTTTATCGCGGTCGGGTGCTGACCGAAAAAATGAAAGATCTGGTGCCGCGTCAGATGTACGATGTGGCGATCCAGGCCGCCATCGGCAACAAGATCATTGCCCGGCAAACGGTCAAAGCGCTGCGCAAAAACGTACTGGCGAAGTGCTACGGCGGTGACGTGTCACGGAAGAAAAAGCTGCTGGAGAAACAGAAAGCCGGCAAGAAGCGCATGAAGCAGGTGGGCAACGTGGAAATTCCCCAAGAAGCCTTCCTCGCCGTACTCAAGGTGGGTGATTGA
- a CDS encoding DegQ family serine endoprotease — translation MINTSLRLTALAALTGVLVACGPSSSPQQQNSAPAPVTERAPRATVTLPDFAQLVEEHGAAVVNISTIQKVSARRSALSSQHLPEMFRRFFEEFDERGGGEQEAESQGSGFIISKDGYVLTNYHVVRQAERILVRLQDRRELEATLVGQDPQSDLALLRIEEDDLPVVTIGSSNDLRVGEWVLAIGAPFGFESSVTAGIVSALGRSLPSENYIPFIQTDVAINPGNSGGPLFNLNGEVVGINAQIVSQSGGFMGLSFSIPIDMAMDVVKQLKENGRVTRGWLGVMIQEVDRDLAKSFGLPKPAGALVAQVQDDSPAAKAGLQVGDVIIAMNGAPVDRSAGLPPLVGRLAPGDEATFEVIRDGKGKRIKVTIGELPQDGDADTPATPAASPHPLGLTVEPLSAEDKRKLGLNNGVRVTAVQKGPAEKAGIQTGDILRTLNNVQIDSAQQLASVAKELPKDTFISALVQRGDQPRFLALRLEETP, via the coding sequence ATGATCAATACATCTTTGCGTTTGACGGCGCTGGCCGCTCTCACCGGTGTGCTGGTGGCCTGTGGGCCGAGTAGTTCGCCACAGCAACAAAATAGTGCGCCGGCGCCAGTGACCGAACGCGCGCCGCGCGCCACCGTGACGTTGCCGGACTTCGCCCAGCTGGTTGAGGAGCATGGCGCGGCGGTGGTGAATATCAGCACCATCCAGAAGGTCAGTGCCCGCCGCAGTGCGCTGTCGAGCCAGCATCTGCCGGAAATGTTCCGCCGCTTTTTCGAGGAATTCGATGAGCGTGGCGGCGGCGAGCAGGAGGCTGAGTCGCAAGGCTCCGGTTTCATTATTTCCAAGGACGGCTACGTGCTGACCAACTACCACGTGGTACGTCAGGCGGAGCGTATTCTGGTGCGCTTGCAGGACCGCCGCGAGCTGGAAGCGACGTTGGTGGGGCAGGACCCGCAATCTGATTTGGCATTGCTGCGCATCGAAGAAGATGACCTGCCGGTGGTCACCATCGGCTCTTCCAACGATTTGCGGGTGGGTGAGTGGGTGCTGGCGATCGGCGCGCCGTTCGGCTTCGAAAGCTCTGTCACCGCTGGCATCGTCAGTGCGTTGGGCCGCAGTCTGCCGAGCGAAAACTATATTCCCTTCATCCAGACCGACGTGGCGATCAACCCGGGTAACTCCGGCGGACCGCTGTTCAACCTCAATGGTGAAGTAGTCGGCATCAACGCCCAAATCGTGTCGCAATCCGGTGGCTTCATGGGGCTGTCGTTCTCGATTCCGATCGACATGGCCATGGATGTGGTCAAGCAGCTGAAGGAGAACGGCCGCGTCACCCGTGGCTGGCTTGGTGTGATGATCCAAGAGGTGGATCGTGACCTGGCCAAGTCGTTTGGGCTGCCCAAGCCGGCTGGCGCGCTGGTGGCACAAGTGCAGGATGATTCCCCGGCGGCCAAAGCCGGCCTGCAAGTGGGTGATGTGATCATTGCCATGAACGGCGCCCCGGTGGATCGTTCTGCCGGCCTGCCGCCGCTGGTTGGCCGGTTGGCGCCGGGTGACGAAGCTACGTTTGAGGTGATCCGCGACGGCAAGGGCAAACGTATCAAGGTCACCATCGGCGAGCTGCCACAGGATGGCGACGCGGATACGCCGGCAACACCCGCCGCCAGCCCGCATCCGCTGGGCCTGACGGTGGAGCCGCTCAGCGCCGAGGACAAGCGCAAGCTCGGCCTCAACAACGGTGTGCGCGTGACCGCGGTGCAGAAAGGTCCGGCAGAAAAGGCGGGTATCCAGACCGGTGATATCCTGCGCACGCTCAATAACGTGCAGATCGACTCTGCCCAGCAGTTGGCGTCGGTGGCTAAGGAGCTGCCAAAGGACACGTTCATTTCGGCACTGGTGCAGCGGGGCGACCAACCGCGCTTCTTGGCGCTGCGGCTTGAGGAAACCCCCTGA
- the ygfZ gene encoding CAF17-like 4Fe-4S cluster assembly/insertion protein YgfZ encodes MTDHWNVFLDQQGARRDGDGLLLGFAEASPTPAVPLLAVMAQSQVLALRGADAATFLQGQVTADVRLLSEQRPLPTMHLSLKGRGLFSARLLPAAEGGVDLLLPTAQSADDAKRMLGKYMVFSKATLTDDPRVVLMLVDDTPDTLEHSLHQARLPQPLPDHVVVEGDITVARLDGRRTLVILPAEAAMERWPMLVEARTPCADDGARLASIVAGDGELLPGAEDLFLPQALNFDVSEGVSFRKGCYTGQEIVARMHFKGEMKQRMQRYRWPDATRLPAPGAVVRSDAGRALGEVVMAVAADDAVEALVVVRLSHDGDLHLEPWGALQATPQPLPYPLPEK; translated from the coding sequence ATGACTGATCACTGGAATGTGTTTCTCGACCAGCAGGGAGCGCGCCGCGACGGCGACGGCCTGCTGCTAGGTTTTGCTGAGGCCAGCCCGACCCCCGCTGTACCGCTGCTGGCGGTGATGGCCCAAAGCCAGGTGCTGGCATTGCGCGGCGCCGACGCCGCCACCTTTTTGCAGGGGCAGGTGACCGCTGATGTGCGCTTGCTGAGCGAACAACGGCCGTTGCCGACGATGCATTTGAGCCTGAAAGGCCGCGGCCTATTCAGCGCTCGTCTCTTGCCGGCCGCCGAGGGCGGTGTCGATCTGCTGCTGCCCACTGCGCAGAGCGCCGACGACGCAAAGAGAATGCTTGGCAAATACATGGTGTTCTCCAAAGCCACGCTCACCGACGACCCGCGCGTGGTGCTGATGTTGGTGGACGACACACCCGACACTCTGGAGCACAGCTTGCATCAGGCGCGCCTGCCACAGCCGCTGCCGGACCATGTGGTGGTGGAAGGTGACATCACCGTGGCGCGACTGGACGGCCGCCGCACCTTGGTCATCCTGCCTGCAGAAGCGGCCATGGAACGATGGCCAATGTTGGTCGAAGCGCGTACGCCTTGTGCTGATGATGGCGCCCGCCTCGCGAGCATCGTCGCCGGTGACGGCGAGCTGCTGCCCGGCGCCGAAGACCTGTTCCTGCCGCAGGCGTTGAATTTCGATGTGTCCGAGGGCGTCAGCTTCCGTAAGGGTTGCTACACCGGCCAGGAAATCGTTGCCCGCATGCACTTCAAGGGCGAGATGAAACAGCGCATGCAGCGCTATCGCTGGCCCGATGCCACCCGTTTACCGGCTCCCGGCGCCGTGGTGCGCAGCGACGCCGGCCGCGCGCTGGGTGAGGTAGTGATGGCGGTAGCCGCTGACGATGCGGTGGAAGCGCTGGTGGTGGTGCGCCTAAGCCATGACGGCGATTTGCATCTGGAGCCGTGGGGCGCGCTGCAGGCCACGCCGCAACCGCTGCCCTATCCACTGCCGGAAAAGTGA
- a CDS encoding succinate dehydrogenase assembly factor 2 — protein MNAEDIKRRLTWQCRRGLKETDVVVNAYLNQHFLNDSPAHQALFEQLLTCSDPDLFEWFTRRSQPQDPALAGFIDHVLGLLGTEKTAYS, from the coding sequence ATGAACGCCGAAGACATCAAGCGCCGTCTCACCTGGCAGTGCCGCCGCGGCCTGAAGGAAACCGACGTGGTGGTGAACGCCTATCTGAACCAGCACTTTCTCAACGACAGCCCGGCTCATCAGGCGTTGTTCGAGCAACTGCTGACGTGCTCCGATCCGGATCTGTTCGAGTGGTTCACGCGTCGTTCGCAACCGCAGGATCCGGCGCTGGCTGGTTTCATTGACCATGTCTTGGGACTGCTGGGGACAGAGAAAACCGCTTACTCCTGA
- a CDS encoding DUF4845 domain-containing protein encodes MRGASASRQRGLSLLGWLVVLLIGGLLALVAIRLIPVYLEYSSVRTAVQNVLADNNTNLLSERDIRDGVLRRFTVNNVTSIRADELVIRREGTRVVVGVDYEVREPLLANVDLLITFSDDFAKDIR; translated from the coding sequence ATGCGGGGGGCATCGGCATCACGGCAGCGCGGGCTGTCATTGTTGGGGTGGTTGGTGGTGTTGCTGATCGGCGGGTTGTTGGCGCTGGTGGCGATCCGCCTGATTCCGGTGTATCTCGAGTACAGCTCGGTGCGCACCGCGGTCCAGAACGTGCTGGCCGACAACAACACCAATTTGCTGTCGGAGCGCGACATCCGTGACGGCGTGCTGCGTCGCTTCACGGTCAACAACGTGACCAGCATCCGCGCCGATGAACTGGTGATCCGGCGCGAGGGCACCCGGGTGGTGGTCGGCGTCGATTACGAAGTGCGTGAACCACTGCTGGCCAACGTGGATTTGCTGATTACGTTCAGCGACGACTTTGCCAAAGACATTCGTTAA
- a CDS encoding MucB/RseB C-terminal domain-containing protein: MMGERRFRWALVLTGALLCLPLPAAAQPLATPVTEARTLLADMAGAYRSRTFTGRLVYLYGNDVTTLAVRHAVIDGIEYERLSHLDGRAELLRVGQQVLAVHPDGSVTRMPNRDGRSVVSLFDRMAEQLPAQYSVLLDGDARVAGRSAIRLRVRPLDNHRYGYRLWVDRDSKLLLKSETLDPNNAPLERMEFVQLELSPPLTAADFAPPPTHRYHAIEDLGAIREISPNIEPGWLPAGFVPLQRDLRRSAPVHQPVAALAYGDGLASFTLFVQGVPEGASVEQGVSRMGPTLAMTRHAQASQGGGLLLVLVGEIPQDTAERIMDHVVIGGHALEQGADGQ, encoded by the coding sequence ATGATGGGTGAGCGCCGCTTCCGTTGGGCGCTGGTGCTCACCGGCGCTCTACTCTGCCTGCCACTGCCGGCGGCCGCCCAGCCGCTGGCGACCCCGGTCACCGAAGCCCGCACGTTGCTGGCCGACATGGCTGGCGCCTACCGCAGCCGCACCTTTACCGGGCGGCTGGTGTATCTCTACGGCAATGATGTCACCACGCTGGCGGTGCGCCATGCGGTGATTGATGGCATCGAGTACGAACGCCTCAGTCATCTCGATGGTCGCGCCGAATTGCTGCGGGTTGGCCAGCAAGTGCTGGCGGTACACCCGGACGGCAGCGTTACGCGCATGCCGAACCGCGATGGCCGCTCGGTGGTGTCGTTGTTTGACCGCATGGCGGAACAGTTGCCGGCGCAATACAGCGTGCTGCTGGACGGCGACGCGCGGGTGGCGGGGCGCAGTGCTATTCGACTGCGGGTGCGGCCGCTCGACAACCACCGTTATGGCTACCGGCTGTGGGTCGATCGTGACAGCAAGCTACTGTTGAAGTCCGAAACGCTGGATCCGAACAATGCGCCGTTGGAGCGCATGGAGTTCGTACAGCTGGAGTTGTCGCCGCCGCTAACCGCTGCTGACTTTGCGCCGCCACCTACCCACCGCTACCACGCCATCGAAGACCTCGGGGCAATCCGCGAGATATCTCCCAATATTGAACCTGGCTGGTTGCCGGCCGGCTTCGTGCCACTGCAACGGGATTTGCGCCGTTCAGCGCCGGTACACCAGCCGGTGGCCGCGCTGGCCTACGGCGATGGGTTGGCGTCGTTCACGCTATTTGTGCAGGGCGTGCCGGAAGGCGCCAGTGTTGAGCAGGGTGTCAGCCGTATGGGCCCGACGTTGGCGATGACCCGCCATGCGCAAGCCAGCCAAGGTGGCGGTTTGCTGCTGGTGCTGGTGGGCGAGATTCCCCAGGACACCGCCGAGCGCATCATGGATCACGTGGTGATCGGCGGACACGCGCTGGAGCAGGGTGCCGATGGGCAGTGA
- the nadB gene encoding L-aspartate oxidase gives MATYRHDVLIIGSGAAGLSVALRLGTDSRIALLSKGELTSASTYYAQGGIAAVLDEKDSLDSHVADTHVAGAGLCHDDAVRRTVEDAPEAIRWLVDQGVGFTRFDEDGPFHLTREGGHSHRRILHVADATGLAVSGALIDQVRQRPNVDLFEHRTAVDLILEGDGDQRRCVGAYIHNTMTGLTDVFLARAVVLATGGASKVYAYTSNPDVATGDGIAMAWRAGCRVANMEFMQFHPTVLYHPKAKSFLISEAVRGEGGRLLLPDGTRFMPRFDERAELAPRDVVARAIDFEMKRLGADCLYLDISHKSADFIIEHFPTIYAKCLQLGIDMTKEPIPVVPAAHYTCGGVMTSLDGETDLPGLYAVGETAFTGLHGANRMASNSLLECFVFGSAAARHIAERLPHWPQPGEVPPWDDSQVTNSDEDVIISHNWDELRRFMWDYVGIVRTVKRLERAQHRIELLKREIAEYYSNYRISKDLLELRNLVVIGELIIRCALQRKESRGLHYILDYPDMADEIRDSILAPDSDPA, from the coding sequence ATGGCCACCTATCGCCACGACGTTCTGATCATCGGCAGCGGCGCTGCCGGATTGAGTGTTGCCTTGCGCCTCGGTACCGACAGCCGCATCGCGCTGTTGTCCAAGGGCGAATTGACCAGCGCCAGCACCTATTACGCTCAGGGCGGCATCGCTGCCGTGCTGGATGAAAAAGATTCCCTCGACTCCCACGTTGCCGACACCCATGTGGCCGGGGCCGGGCTGTGCCACGACGACGCGGTGCGCCGGACGGTCGAAGACGCGCCAGAAGCGATCCGCTGGTTGGTGGACCAAGGCGTCGGCTTCACGCGCTTTGACGAAGACGGCCCGTTCCACCTCACCCGCGAAGGCGGACACAGCCACCGCCGCATCCTCCATGTGGCCGACGCCACCGGGCTGGCGGTATCCGGGGCACTGATTGATCAGGTGCGCCAGCGGCCCAACGTCGACCTGTTCGAGCATCGCACCGCCGTGGATCTGATTCTGGAAGGCGACGGCGATCAGCGTCGCTGTGTCGGCGCCTATATCCACAACACCATGACCGGCCTGACCGACGTGTTCCTGGCCCGGGCGGTGGTGCTGGCCACCGGGGGCGCTTCCAAGGTTTACGCTTATACCTCGAACCCGGACGTGGCCACCGGCGACGGCATCGCCATGGCCTGGCGCGCCGGCTGCCGGGTGGCCAACATGGAATTCATGCAGTTCCACCCCACCGTGCTCTACCACCCCAAAGCCAAGTCCTTCCTGATCAGTGAAGCGGTGCGCGGCGAAGGTGGCCGACTGCTGCTGCCGGACGGTACGCGCTTCATGCCGCGCTTTGATGAGCGCGCCGAATTGGCGCCCCGCGATGTGGTGGCGCGCGCCATCGACTTTGAAATGAAGCGACTCGGCGCAGATTGCCTGTACCTCGATATCAGTCACAAGTCGGCCGACTTCATCATCGAGCACTTCCCCACCATCTATGCCAAATGCCTGCAACTGGGCATCGACATGACCAAGGAACCAATCCCGGTGGTACCGGCCGCGCACTACACCTGCGGCGGCGTGATGACGTCACTGGATGGCGAAACCGATCTTCCCGGCCTGTACGCGGTGGGCGAAACCGCGTTCACCGGCCTACATGGTGCCAACCGCATGGCCAGCAACTCACTGCTGGAGTGCTTCGTGTTCGGCAGTGCCGCCGCGCGCCACATTGCCGAGCGTTTGCCGCACTGGCCGCAGCCGGGCGAGGTGCCACCCTGGGACGATTCGCAGGTCACCAACTCTGATGAAGACGTGATCATCAGCCACAACTGGGATGAGCTGCGCCGCTTCATGTGGGACTACGTCGGCATCGTGCGCACAGTGAAACGCCTCGAGCGTGCCCAGCACCGCATCGAGCTGTTGAAACGGGAAATCGCCGAGTACTACTCCAACTACCGTATTTCCAAGGATCTGCTGGAATTGCGCAACCTGGTCGTGATCGGTGAACTGATTATCCGCTGTGCGCTGCAGCGCAAAGAATCACGGGGACTGCACTACATCCTCGACTACCCGGACATGGCTGACGAAATCAGGGATTCGATTCTGGCTCCCGATTCCGACCCCGCCTGA
- the rpoE gene encoding RNA polymerase sigma factor RpoE: MSDEELVKRCQKGDQRAFDLLVRKYQHRIFALISRYVRDQDEVQDIAQEAFLKAWRALPRFRGDSAFYTWLYRIAVNTAKNHLVAQGRRPPGSDVDAGEAEQFVGADGLHEFGTPESLALSEELEQAIHGAINALPQELKTAVTLREFEGLSYEDIAAVMDCPVGTVRSRIFRAREAIDQVVRPLMERG; this comes from the coding sequence GTGTCAGACGAGGAATTAGTCAAACGCTGTCAGAAAGGCGATCAGCGCGCGTTCGATCTGCTGGTGCGTAAGTATCAGCACCGTATTTTTGCGCTCATCAGCCGCTACGTGCGTGACCAGGATGAAGTGCAGGACATTGCTCAAGAAGCGTTTCTGAAGGCATGGCGGGCACTGCCACGGTTCCGTGGCGACAGCGCATTTTATACGTGGCTGTACCGGATCGCAGTGAACACGGCGAAGAACCATTTGGTGGCCCAGGGCCGCCGGCCGCCGGGTAGTGATGTCGATGCTGGCGAGGCCGAACAGTTTGTCGGTGCAGATGGTTTGCACGAATTCGGAACTCCGGAATCACTGGCCTTGTCAGAGGAACTTGAACAGGCCATCCACGGCGCTATCAACGCTTTACCCCAAGAGCTGAAAACCGCAGTCACACTGCGCGAGTTCGAGGGCTTGAGCTACGAGGACATTGCCGCGGTGATGGATTGCCCGGTGGGCACGGTGCGTTCACGCATCTTCCGCGCCCGCGAGGCCATTGATCAGGTTGTGCGACCCCTGATGGAGCGGGGTTAG
- the lepB gene encoding signal peptidase I translates to MDIDIGFWLPVAVLVAIAIWLLDRVLKLRVRAGRVVREVVEFSNSLLPVLMVVLVIRSFIVEPFTIPSGSMLPTLEVNDFILVNKFSYGLRLPLTNTLVVDLGKPQRGDVMVFRYPKEPTQNFIKRVVGVPGDHIVQRHEQLYVNGEPVQRVGLDTVRRGRLQETLFVETLGEQPHLIRHEAELNPLTGQFMSNSIDREWTVGEGEYFMVGDNRNNSNDSRYWGMVSEDHIVGKAFYIWMHWQPLFNLPQFHRNGAIDKQDNIQALLQQRASR, encoded by the coding sequence ATGGATATCGATATCGGCTTTTGGTTGCCGGTGGCGGTGCTGGTGGCAATCGCCATCTGGTTGCTGGACCGTGTGTTGAAATTGCGTGTCCGTGCCGGCCGCGTGGTGCGCGAAGTGGTGGAGTTCTCCAACTCGCTGCTGCCGGTGCTGATGGTGGTGCTGGTCATTCGCTCGTTCATCGTTGAGCCGTTCACAATTCCGTCCGGTTCCATGCTGCCGACGCTGGAAGTGAACGACTTCATCTTGGTCAACAAATTTTCCTACGGACTGCGGTTGCCGCTCACCAACACCTTGGTGGTGGATCTGGGCAAACCGCAGCGTGGTGATGTGATGGTGTTCCGCTATCCCAAGGAGCCGACCCAGAACTTCATCAAGCGTGTAGTGGGTGTACCCGGTGACCACATCGTGCAGCGCCATGAGCAGCTGTATGTGAATGGCGAACCGGTACAACGCGTGGGCCTGGATACCGTGCGCCGTGGGCGGCTGCAGGAAACTCTGTTCGTCGAGACGTTGGGCGAGCAACCGCACCTGATCCGCCACGAAGCTGAGCTGAATCCGCTCACCGGGCAGTTCATGTCCAACAGCATTGACCGTGAATGGACCGTTGGGGAAGGCGAGTACTTCATGGTGGGTGATAACCGCAACAACAGCAACGACAGCCGTTACTGGGGCATGGTCAGCGAAGATCATATTGTCGGTAAGGCGTTCTACATCTGGATGCATTGGCAGCCGCTGTTCAACCTGCCACAGTTTCACCGCAACGGTGCCATCGACAAACAAGACAATATTCAGGCGCTGTTGCAGCAACGTGCCAGCCGCTGA
- a CDS encoding sigma-E factor negative regulatory protein — MRTEREREGLSSLLDGEASELELRRVLRDLDDDAAAQFGRWQLASDILRGQPVAAVPGDFSARLQQALADEAPRRGNWLGHLTRVAVAAGVAAATVTVGWQYWGGSPVGGPAQVASAPMAASASHNGMPARLSEAYRGRPLGDIALVGLDTRPQAAQENGAQQGSQPISPMLLRHSEMSARHGGQGMLPYVRLVNADALRAESE; from the coding sequence ATGAGAACTGAACGTGAGCGTGAAGGACTGTCCAGTTTGTTGGACGGCGAAGCGAGTGAGCTGGAACTGCGCCGTGTGCTGCGCGATCTCGATGACGACGCGGCGGCCCAGTTTGGCCGGTGGCAGTTGGCATCGGACATCCTGCGTGGGCAGCCGGTGGCCGCTGTGCCGGGTGACTTCAGCGCACGCCTGCAGCAAGCGCTGGCCGATGAGGCACCGCGCCGTGGCAACTGGCTCGGTCATCTGACCCGGGTGGCGGTGGCGGCTGGCGTGGCGGCGGCCACGGTAACGGTGGGCTGGCAGTACTGGGGCGGCAGCCCGGTGGGTGGGCCGGCCCAGGTGGCCAGTGCACCGATGGCGGCGTCCGCGTCCCACAACGGTATGCCGGCACGGTTGTCCGAGGCCTATCGGGGACGTCCACTGGGTGACATCGCCTTGGTAGGGCTCGATACCCGTCCCCAGGCGGCGCAGGAAAACGGTGCCCAGCAGGGTAGCCAGCCGATCAGCCCGATGCTGCTGCGTCACAGTGAAATGTCGGCCCGCCACGGTGGCCAAGGCATGCTGCCTTATGTGCGCTTGGTCAACGCGGATGCCCTGCGCGCTGAATCTGAATGA